The Candidatus Babeliales bacterium sequence TTTTTAAAAAGGCTATAATAGCCTTTGGAAACAAACAAAAAAAAGGGCTGTTATGAAGTTTATATCAGATAAGCTGTGGTGTGAATTAAAAAGTGTATTTTCGACAAAAAAAACAAAAGTTGGACGACCTGAATTTGACAATCGAGTTGCATAGGGGGATATTTTTATGATTAGAAATATTGTTTGTCCTTTAAGATGTGGATTGTCTACTACTCGAGATATAACTAAAATTATTGTTCATGGTGCAAAAGAACATAATTTAAAAAATATTTGTTTTGAGATTCCTAAAGGTAAATTAGTTGCGTTAACGGGACCTTCTGGTTCAGGTAAATCTTCTATAGCAACTGATATTCTTCAAAAAGAATGTATTAGACAATATTTAGAATCACTTGGTATGACTACAGACCATATAGAAAAAGCAAAAGTAGATATTCTTATGGGATTGTCTCCTTCAATAGGGGTTTCTCAGCGTGTAACTGATTTTAATCCTCGTTCTACGGTTGGTACCAAAACAGGTATTCTTACTATTTTAAGAAATATGTTTGCAGCTATGGGATATCAGCCTTGTACAAGTTGTGAAAGAGTTGTTAAACAACCTTTGCAAGACAAAAATAAACTCGTAACAATTGAAATAGAAGAAAAAACTGATTCTTCAAAAAAAAGAAAGAAAAGTTATTTTAATTGTCCCCATTGCAATACCAAATTAGAAAAGCTCACTATGGCTCATTTTTCATCTAATACTATAGTGGGAGCATGCGAAGCTTGTAAGGGATTAGGTGAAGTTATTAGCGTTGATCTTTCATGTTTGCTTAATGAAGAAAGATCGATTAGAAATGGCGGGGTAAATTTTTGGGATGAAGCATTAGCAAAGTATTATGAAGGCGTTATACTCGCTGCTAGTAAGCATTATAATTTTTTATTTGATGCCGAGACACCGATGCAAAATTATACACAAGAACAAAGAAATTTTTTACTGTATGGGATTAGTTTTCCAGATTTTGTTAAAGCGTATAAACATACTAAAGCTCCGAAGAAAGTTAGCGAAGGTCTTTTTGAAGGGGTTGTTCCTGGTTTGTTGAATTTATATAAAAATAATCCTGCAAAAGCCTCAGATAATATTAAAAAATATATTGTAAATGAGCCATGTGCTGAATGTGAAGCAACAGGTTTGGCGAGAATTGGTAAAAAAGTAACCATTTTCGGAAAAACTATTGTAGATGTGATTAGGCTTAATTTAAGTGAATTTCTTCAATGGCTATGTGATTTAAATGAGTCAATTTCAGAAGATGAATTGCAAGTATTTGCAGCCTTTGCTGATGCATTACAAAAAAGAACCTCCAATTTGATAGAAGTTGGATTGCATTATGTAAGTTTGAATCGTACACTTCCTTCCTTATCCGCCGGAGAATCACAAAGAGTAAGATTGGCTAGTTTACTTGGTAGCGAGCTTACTGGCGTGTTATACGTTGTAGATGAACCAACAACAGGTTTGCATCCTCATGATACTGCAAAGTTATTAAAAACATTGCGAATGATACAAGAAGCAGGTAATACCGTTTTGGTTATTGAGCATGATGTTGATGTTATTAAGAATGCAGATTTTATCATAGATATGGGACCCGGCGGAGGTAGTCAAGGTGGGGAAGTTATAGTTTCTGGTACACCAGCAGATGTTATGGCTTGCGAAAGATCGATTACAGGTAAATATTTGGCTAAGAAGCCATTTGTTGATTTAAATACTGTTGCTCGCCAGAATAAGGAAAAATTAGTTGTACATGGAGCGAATGAACATAATTTAAAGAATATTGATGTCATTATTCCGTTAAAACAACTTGTGGTATTAACAGGGGTATCTGGTTCGGGAAAATCAACGTTCTTATTTGATATTGTGGATAAAGCAGCAAGACAATACTTTAATAATGCAAGTACAGTTCCGGGAAAATATACTTCTATTGATGGTTTAGATTATTTCGATCGAATAGTAAATGTTGATCAAGTTACGATAGGTTCAAGATCATCGCGGTCTAATGTAGCAACTTATACTAAACTTTTTGATTATATTCGAGATGTATTTGCATCTTTGCCAGAAGCAAAAATTCGTGGTTTTAATGCTAAAGATTTTTCTTTTAATGTTTCTGAGAAGCGTTGTGAAAATTGTGATGGTGCTGGTGTAGTAGAAGTTGATATGACATTCATGCCTAATATTGAAGAAGAATGTCCAGTTTGTAATGGAACGCGATTTAATGAGAAATTATTAGAGGTTAAATTTCAGGGATATAATATTGCAAACATTTTAGATATGACGGTAAATGACGCTATTGCTGCATTTAGAGATGAGAAAAAGATTTTTGCGATTTTAGATTTAATGAGGCAAGTTGATTTAGGACATTTAAAATTAGGCCAATCTACTGCAACGTTATCAGGCGGAGAGGCACAAAGAATTAAGTTGGCTGCTGAATTATCTAAGTCTGAAGCTGGTAATACATTGTATTTATTAGATGAACCAACAACAGGGTTGCATCCTCATGAAGTGGGAAAATTGCTTACTGTATTTAGGAAATTGATATCTAAAGGAAATACGGTGGTAGTTATTGAGCATAATTTGGATGTTGCTTGTGAGGCAGATACTATTATTGATTTTGGTCCAGGTGGCGGAATAGCAGGAGGTACAATTGTTGCAACAGGTACACCTCAAGAAATTATAGAAAATCGAGATTCATTAACCGGACAATCCTTGAAGGATTATATAACAGGTAACGGTCTTAACAATAGTTAAGTGCTTGCAAAAACAAGTCCCGCTGAGCGGTTCTTGATGAACATCTCGCAGGACATTTAATATAACAAGGTGCTTGCTTCATGGGTCTGTGTTTTGCTTTTGCCTTTGTGCTATTTTTTGTTTTTGTAGATTTTGGTAAACGTAAATCTATTTCAGCAAGAAGCATAAAGAAGGTAGTAAGTCGTGTTTTTTCTTCACAAGCTAACACATTAATAGTTTTTACCGGACGTAATCGAGCCATATAATACTTTCGTATTAAAATTTAAAAATGTAAGTTTCAAGCGTTGTCTTGTTTCCCTTTGCTTTTCTACTTCGCTAAAACTACGAAGAACATGAAAGCAAAGAAGGACGTTCTGTATATGGCGTAAAAAATTACTGTCTGAGGAATTGGTGATTAGATTAACAATTCAAGAAGGAGTTGTACGCCATGAGACCTATGATCTGCATGAGATCATCAGAATTTGTATCTATAATTGCGTACATAGTTTTTCCTTTTAAATATAATGCGTTCGTTAAAACTTGCTGAGATAATAGCATATGATGAGGATAATGCAATAAGAAGAAAATATATATGAGTATATTATTTACCCATGAGAGGTTATACTAGGACTTAAAAAAATACTTCTACGTTAAAGCTCATAATTAAGAAAGTACGTATATGAAGCGTCTCGTTCGGTTAATTTTTTTATTGTTTTTTGTTGTTTTTTATTCATTTAACACGGTTTGTATTATTGAAAACATACCTTATAAACCATTGCCTTCATCATTACCGCCTTTTTTTTCTAGTTTTTCTGCTAAACAACGTTATAACCAAGAGGGATTTTGCGGAAATACATTGGTACAAACGCCTCGCGGATATAAGCAAATTAAAAATCTTGTTAGGGGTGATGTTGTTATAGATTACGAAGGACAAGAAAAAAGAATAGTTGCCATAGCAAAAAAATATGTGGATCAGTATGTGGAGTTTGTAGTAGATAATACCGCTGTTTATAGTGGAGCTGATCAATGTTATTATACTACATCATTTGGGTTGTGGTTTTCAGGACAGAGAGTGTATCCAGGTGTAACGTTGTTAAATAGTAAAAGTGAGTCTTATGAAGTAACGCATAAGAGAGTGGTATGCAAAAAAGCATTTTTGTATTGTCTTACGGTAAAAGATCATACTTTTTCTATTGCCCCACATGGATTATGTGTACACAATTGCGAGGCACTTGCTATGGGCGTTTCGAGTATGTGTTTAGGCAATGTCATAGTAATCAATCCTATTGTTGCGGCGATTGGCGCTGCTATTGCCTTATCTACTATTGGGCATAGGGCTTATCAGGCATACATCCAACAGTATCAACCTTCCGATCAAAAAATTGTACTACCCTCCGATGTAGTTCTTGCTGAACGTTCTTATTATAATCAAAGAACAACCGCTTTAGAGGGAATGAAACAAGAATTACTTTCTATTAAAAATGGCTTAGAAAATATTAAAGCTTTTTGTGGCGCTCATTCAGAAAGTTTTACCTATCAATTCTTACAAAAACATAGTACTTCGAATGCCTATTGTTACAATCAGTTTTTGAAAATTTCTGATAAAAATGAGGCATTGCTATCAAATCAGCAAAAAGAAAACCTGAGGATATTGCGAGAAATTGATTTACAATACCGTGAGCAAGAAATCATAGATCTGCAATGCATTCTAGCCCTACATGTTGATGAGCTTATAAAACAAGTAGACACTGCTCGTAATGAATATACGCAAGCGAGAGAGCATATAAGTAATGCTACAGCCTTATGGAATAATAATCTCAGCAAGATGACTTATGCCATAGCATTGCAGTCGTATAAAGCAGACCTTCTGGAAGAGCACCTACTTGATAATTTTGCTCAAAATCTGAATGAATTAAAGATAGTAGCTCAGTATTATACTCATTGTATGAATGTCATGTGTGTAGAACAAAGCACAAATGTTATCGATGTTTTGGAGAAAATACTGCCAGTAATTATTGAATGTGATCAATGGGTGGCAACGAAAAAAGTTCGCGTTGCCACAAAGATTGCTGTATCAGAAAAGCATTTTGCTGGTCGAGGTATTTTAATAACTGATCTTAAGAGCGGAACAAAAAATGAGCTTGCACGGGGTCGTAGGAATACTAATGCACAAGCTCTTGCTGACGCTAAAAATAAATTAGCAAGTATAGTTTCTGCTGGGGGTCCTAATAAAAATAATAAAAAAAATGATGATAAGGATGAATCTAACAAAGATTCATCCAACGAAAAAAATATTCTTAAGACAACAAAAGAGGCGACAGAAGCAGCAGAAAAATTAGGGTTTGAAAAAACTAATTATTATTCTCAGAGGCAGCCTGTATTCAAAAAAGGAAATACATATATAACACCTGATAGATCTGGGCACAACGGTGGTGTATGGAAAATGGCTAATTCTGTTAAAAATTTAGAGAGTAGAACAGTGAGAATGGGCACTTATGATAAACATCTAAATCGAATTGGAGATTAATGTGAAATATTGTTGGCGAATAACAAAATATGATCCAAAAAAACGCAATTCACAAGGATGGTTTCTTGAAGATACTTGGATTTCCTACGGTGATATTGGAAGCGTCTATCAAGGTGAAAAACTTACCTATGATGAATATGTACGAGTAGAAGATCTTTATATAAACGCAATAGTATTATTGATGAATTGTTTAGATGTTTCACAGCTACAAGTTAAATACTTAGAGAATCATGGTAGCATAAATGAAGACGCTTTGGTTGATAAAGAAGAGGTTATATTTGTTAATGGGCTCAAAGAAAATGATTTATTATCATTAGAGCAGGTTAAAGTAGCATCAAAGTTGATATTGCGAAATTATTTTTGGTGCAAATTGATAGGTAAGCATAAAATGTTTGTTGATTTTAGTCATGATTATTATATGTATATTGGTAGTAGGTCAGAATGCAAGGATGCTTTGCAAAAAATAAGAGAATCAGGGTTGTTTGTGGAAGATTTTAAATCTTTTTATAGATAAATTATTTTAAGACAGATGAAATTCATAAATTAGACCTATTTGTTAATCATGTATTGATGAAAAAAAGGTTTGAATGTCTTGTAAACTAACGGTAAATTGTATTTCATGGTTCCTGAACGTATCGAGTATCGGACCCCAAATAAAGAGGTTCTTGAATTTATGCTAATCCTGTCCTAAGCTAAAAGCAAAAAAAAGGATATCGTGAATGAAAAAATATCTCGTGCTTTTGTCCGTTTTCTTTGTAACTTCGAGTATACACGCTAAACGCGAAGTCTTTGCCCACTCTTTTATGTATACCAAACCGGGATATTATGACATTGTCATGGAACAAGCACTGTGGCACGATATTGAATTTAATAAAAAAGGCCACGTCAGAGGTGGTTTTCAAGCTATTCCATTTTTCCAAAACTCCATGTCTCTTGATAAAAATGCCCGTTATTTTTTAATGAATGGCAAAACTGAACTATTAGTAGCTGGTGATCAACAAACAGCGGATTTAGAAACCAGAGATATTCGTGCTGAATGGGTAAACTTACCAAGCACCTTCCGCGGTTTTTTATCAGTAAATCCAAAGCAACAACAAAAAGGTTGTCTTTTCGAATATCACCAGGACTTAAAAACATGGTTTGATGTTCGATTTCTGCGCGATATGTATATTCAAATACAATTGCCCGTTTCGGTGGTAAAAAATAACATACATCTAACGCAAACTAATGTTATCAACCAAGGAACTGACTTCCCCCAAAATATCATCCAAGCATTTAATCAGCCATCGTGGTGCTTCAGTCGCATAGACAATTGTCAGAAAAAAAAAGTTGGCGTAGCAGAATTAACCATAAAATTGGGAACAAGTTATATTTCTGAAGAATTTTTACAACTCGACTACTATACAGTATTGGCAATTCCTACCGGCAACAAACAAAATGGTGAGACAATGTTTGAACCAGTCAACGGCAATAACCATCACTTAGGAATTGGCGGAGGTCTCAATATACAAGTTCCTTTCAATAGAGACACCACCAATTTTGCATTTTGCGGATTTATTGACCTTGAATCAGTCATTCTTATTAGAAACAAACAATTCAGAACATATGACTTATTCGACAAGCCATGGAGTCGATTTCTTTTAATGAACGTCATAGGCGCTCAACCAAATACCAATCAACCTGGTGTTAACTACATGACACAAAGAATTACCGCAAAACCATTCAACATTGTTGATTTTGCACTGGGATGGCGCTTTCACACACCAACTATGGAAGCAGAAATTGGCTACGGAATTTGGGGACACGGTAATGAAAGAACCAACCTTAAACAACCGGCACCTGCTCACATCTTTGGATTAAATGGCACCACACCTGTTATAACAGATCAACCAATCCCTTTTGGAATAGCTGGCAGCGCACCTGGTAAAACAGCAAGCAGAAGTACTATTGCCTTTAAAGCCCCTGATGATCTTGAATTTGTACCAATAACAACCTGCGACCTTGACCCTCAATCTGGCGAAAGCTATGGCGGCTTTGCCCAGCGAGCATTTGGAAGCATTGGATGGATTAATAAAGGTGAAACGAGCGATAGCATTCTTGGCATTGGATGGTCCGTAGACGTTCCCTTCCACAACTCGCTACTACAACTCTGGAAAGTGTGGATAAAGCTAGCCGCAACATTTTGAGATTGCAACTTTCTTGCGAATGCATTTTTATTCTGCTAAGCTAGAGATGTTTAATTGTTTATTTGGCCAATAAATGGTTTGAGTTATTTGTTTTATTTTTTATTAAAGTGATGTTTATGAACATTTATGTTGGAAATCTTCCTTATTCTGCTACAGAAAATTCGATGAAAGAATTGTTCGAAACCTACGGACAAGTAACAACTGCAAAAATCGTTACTGATAAATTTACTGGCTCATCTCGTGGTTTTGGCTTTGTTGAAATGCCAAATGCTGACGAAGCTCAAAAAGCTATTGATGAACTTAATGGTAAAGATTTTGAAGGACGTAAAATAGTTGTTAATGAGTCTCGCCCACGTGAAACAACTGGACGTGATAACCGCCCTCCTCGTCGTGAAGGTGGATACAATGGTGGCGGTCGTGATGGCGGCGGAAGAAATTCTCGCTACTAATTTGACCCAATATCACTTTGTTCTTATTGGGTACCCGTCGAAAGAACACTATAGAAATTCGACTGGATATTAAAAACTGAAAAGTGCAAGGGTCCCTATTAACGTAGGGACCCTTTTTTTGAACCCCATGTTTTTTTTTAAGCCCTGCTTTAATCCCCAACTCCGTTTCTCTTCATTGGGGTCCCCATACGGAATGAAATGAAGTGTGGGACTGAGCTTCCGTTTCTCTTCACCCGGGCACCCGATCGAAATGAAATGGAGATTGGGTACAAAGCGAGAATTGGATAATAATCTGCCATATAAAAAATAAACCTTGCCTAGATCGATTTCTTCTGCTAAGCTATAAATGTAATAAATTTTTATTGGCCAATAAAGAATATCAATATATCTGTTTTATTTTTACTAGAGTAATTTTTTATGAATATTTATCTCGGAAATCTTTCCTATTCTGCTACAGAAAACACAATTAGAGAACTTTTTGAAGGTTACGGACAAGTAACAACTGCAAAAATCGTCACTGACAAATTCACTGGTTCATCCCGTGGTTTTGGTTTTGTCGAAATGCCAAATGATGACGAAGCTCAAAAAGCTATCGCTGAACTCAATGGTAAAGATTTTGAAGGACGCAAAATAGTTGTTAATGAATCTCGTCCACGCGAAACAACTGGTAGCAACAATCGCCCTCCTCGTCGTGAAGGTGGTTACAATGGTGGTGGTCGTGATGGCGGCGGAAGAAATTCTCGCTACTAATCCCAGCTTTGTATATTGAACTGAAAAGTAAAGTGGTCCCTATTAATTTAGGGACCACTTTACTTTAACCCAATCTTTTCACCAGGGTCTTCGTAGCTTTACACGAAGTAAGCTCCATCCATCGAAAGGGAACTGGAGATAGGTTTAAAGTATAATGCAGGCGTAAATAAACCTTGCCTAGGTCCATTTCCTCTGCTAGACTGCAGGGGTAATAAATCTTTATTGGCCAATAAAGAATATCAATATCTGTTTTATTTTTACTAGAGTGATTTTTTATGAATATTTATCTCGGAAATCTTTCCTACTCAGCGACTGAAAGCACAGTTAAAGATCTTTTTGAAGGTTACGGACAAGTAACAACTGCAAAAATCGTTGCTGACAAATTCACTGGTTCATCCCGTGGTTTTGGTTTTGTTGAAATGCCAAATGATGACGAAGCTCAAAGAGCTATCGCTGAACTCAATGGCAAAGACTTTCAAGGTCGCAAAATGGTTGTTAATGAATCTCGTCCACGTGAAGCAACTGGTCGCGAAAACCGCGCACCTCGTCGTGAAGGTGGCTACAATAACACCAGTAGCAGTAGCAACAGCCGTGATGGTGGAAGAAATTTCCGCTACTAAGCACATTTATAACCCAATAACACTTTGTTTATATTGGGTATCCGTCGAAAGAAATTAGATAAAAGACCTGTATGTAACAATACAGGTCTTTTTCTTGACTTACATTTCCAACAAATCCTATTCTTTTTCATGTATACAGTAAAAATTATTAATCCTATACCTGATCTGGATACTCTTCGCGCTCATCCTGAACTTGTTGAAGGATCAGAGCGCTCTGGTCCTTTTATCCCCAGCTTCGTTTTTCTACGCCGGGGTCCCCGTGTGGAATGAAATGGAACATGGGGAAAAGCAGGTTCAGGATGAGCGCAGTAAGAAAAAACTGCAGCTGTTTTAGATAATTGTCTCAAAAAAGGCTGTTGAACTATGACAAAAAAATGGTACCTAATCCTCGCAATCTTCCCTATTTGCATCATCAGCCTTCTCCTGTGGTACATACTCTCTCTGTCTCAATCACAAAAAACGATTAAAGTAGGCATTCTCCATTCGCTCACAGGAGACTTAGCCATTAGTGAAAAGCCCGTTGCCGATGCAACACTCCTTGCAATCAGAGAAGTAAATGCTGCAGGGGGAATTTTTGGAAAAAAAATTGAAGCTCTTCTTGTTGATGGACAATCGAATGAAACTGTATTTGCTGCACAAGCAGAACGTCTCATAAAAGAAGAAAACGTTGTCGCTATTTTTGGATGCTGGACATCACCAAGCAGAATAATGGTAAAAGATGTTGTTGAAAAATATAACTCCGTTCTTTTTTACCCTGTACAATTTGAAGGCCTTGAAGATTCAAAACATATTGTATATACAAGTACCACACCAAATCAACAAATAATCCCCGGTGTTACCTGGTGCATGCAGCATCTTGGGAAAAAATTTTTTCTTGTCGGATCCGATCACATACTTCATGAGATAATTAAAGATGTTGTATTCGCCTATAATGGAACAATTGTAGGAGAAGAATATCTTGCTCTTAATGATAAAAATATCAATCCCATTGTACAAAAAATTGTTGATTCAAAGCCGGACGTTATTTTAAACAATCTCGAAGGTGATTCTAATATTCTTTTTTTTACGGAACTGCGTAGAAGAGGCATAACACCGGAAAAAATACCAACCATGTCATTCAGTATCTCTGAACCGGAATTACAGCTTTTCAACACAGATTCCATGACCGGAGACTATGCAGCATGGAGCTATTTTGAACGTATTGATACTCTTGAGAACAAAATATTTGTGAAGAAATTTGAAGACATGTATGGTGAAAAACAAACTGTCAGCGATGCTATGGAAGCGGCTTATTTTGGTGTGTATTTATGGAAACAAGCGGTAGAAAAAGCACAATCAACAGAACCTAAGCTTGTTCTTCCTGCACTGTATAATCAAGCATTTAATGCTCCACAGGGAATTATTCATATTGCTGAAAAATCACTGCAAACATGGAGTTTGGGACGCGTTGGCAAAATTCGATCAGACAAACAATTTACTATTTTGTGGAGCTCTCAAAAATCAATAAAACCTGAGCCTTATCCCCCAACAAGATCTATTGATGAATGGCATGCCGCGCGAGCAAAAATAAGCGAATTGGAAAGTAGACAATGATAAAACGAATAACTGTACCATTATCACTACTATTATGTATTGTTACGTGTGGCATTTTTGGTTGGTACCAGTATGTGTATTATTCAATTATACCAACATACCAAAAAAAGCTTTCTGCAATAGCAGATAGTCGTTCTCATGAAATTAATACATATCTCAATGAGCAAGAAAAAAATGCGATACAATTATCACAAGAACCTCTCGTAATCAAAACTCTTAACAAAATATCTCAAGACGAAGAACAAACACTCTCCAATCTTATTTCTGCACACAAAGAACATATGGGGTTTAAAAGTGTACTACTCATCGATAAAGATGGAACAGTCATATTTTCAACAACAAAGAAAAATCTTGTACATGAAAATCTTAACAATCACACTGATTCATCTTTAGGCAAATCATATGAACGAGCAGCAATGACGCTCACCAATGATTTTTCCTATTTTAACTTTAACACACTACTTCAAGAACCTGCTTTTTTTATTACCATTCCCATTCTTGCAGAAAAAAAATATATTGGCGCTCTCTCATACCAATTGGATCAAGAAAAAATATATCTCATAACTAATCAATATATTGGATTAGGAAAAACAGGGGAAATTGCTCTGGCAAGAAAGGAAGGAGAATATATTGTTTTTCTTTCTCCAACCAGAAACGATCCCGATTTAGCATTTAAAAAAAGAGCCCTGTTTACTAATCCGCCACTTTCAATTCAAGCAGCAACTCTTGGTCAGGAAGGTTCTGGTACGGCAATTGATTATCGAGAAAAAAAAGTTGTTGGTGCATGGAAATTCATTCCTGAGCTTGATTGGGGAATGATCGTCAAGATTGATCAATCAGAAATACTAGAACCAACACAGATACTATACTCATTCTTCTTATTGTTTTTACTTATTTTTATACTCAGTTTACTGATAAATGGTTACCTATTTTTCCCTCTCATACGACATACAGCAATAAAAATAAATACAGCACCTCCGTGTAATAAAATTCCTGCAATTGTCAAAAACCCACTCTTTATTTTACTACTTATTTTTCTTGGATTAACGGTAAAAAACATTATCCAATGCAAAATAAAAAAATCATCCACCATTAAAAAAGCACAACAAAAAGCAATAGACACAAGTACAAAAAGTGCTGAAACAATTGAAACTGTTCTGAAAAAAATAGCTTTTGTTGCTCAATCAATCTCTGATGATTTACGAACAAATTATCTCAAAAAGGACGATATTTCTACACGAATCAAAAGAGATTTGTCAGAAAACAATATACTTACTAATATCACTGTGCTATTTACACCATACAGCTATAACAATACAACAGAATTACACGTGCAGACAACTTCAACTGACGTAGTAGACACTGCAAATATGTTTCAAACACAATGGTACAAAGAAGCACTGGAAAAAAAATCCATATGGATTGTCAATTCAACAAAAAATGGTTCAATAGGTACTCCAACAGCTACATATGCGTGCACCTTTTTTAATAGTGATAATAAACCACATGGCGTTGTTGCAGTTACTTTTTCGCTACTCCCTATTACTGGAAACGTTGAATACAATAGCATTGGACAAACGGGATATTCAATTATCACAAGCAATACCGGAGCCTTTATTTTTCATCCAATTTCAGCTTTAGCTCAGAATCAAACAACACTGTTACAATTTGCTCAATCAAATGGAGATGAAGAACTTGCAAGCATTGCTCAAAAATCATTAGATGGAAAACCTCTTATTGCATCGTACAAGTCTCCCACCACCAAAGAACTTTAT is a genomic window containing:
- a CDS encoding cache domain-containing protein, giving the protein MIKRITVPLSLLLCIVTCGIFGWYQYVYYSIIPTYQKKLSAIADSRSHEINTYLNEQEKNAIQLSQEPLVIKTLNKISQDEEQTLSNLISAHKEHMGFKSVLLIDKDGTVIFSTTKKNLVHENLNNHTDSSLGKSYERAAMTLTNDFSYFNFNTLLQEPAFFITIPILAEKKYIGALSYQLDQEKIYLITNQYIGLGKTGEIALARKEGEYIVFLSPTRNDPDLAFKKRALFTNPPLSIQAATLGQEGSGTAIDYREKKVVGAWKFIPELDWGMIVKIDQSEILEPTQILYSFFLLFLLIFILSLLINGYLFFPLIRHTAIKINTAPPCNKIPAIVKNPLFILLLIFLGLTVKNIIQCKIKKSSTIKKAQQKAIDTSTKSAETIETVLKKIAFVAQSISDDLRTNYLKKDDISTRIKRDLSENNILTNITVLFTPYSYNNTTELHVQTTSTDVVDTANMFQTQWYKEALEKKSIWIVNSTKNGSIGTPTATYACTFFNSDNKPHGVVAVTFSLLPITGNVEYNSIGQTGYSIITSNTGAFIFHPISALAQNQTTLLQFAQSNGDEELASIAQKSLDGKPLIASYKSPTTKELYWIATQPIAINNWTIGTIFSENEVGLATQKIRHYYFWILLWLIITLLIAASLLYTYTIITGTTCTALVNLVLLLGLIAAWHTITITHTINRESTTVVTDQSSLDKFLNDLNEEAHRKHEPKPINVPCGLLLYSITIPDPDHVEISGYLWTKYNITEHTNIAHGIDILQSTRMAIGKPLLSKTGNWETETWTVQGLLSQDQLSTQYPFDQPQLRIILEHRDIEKNIILTPDLVGYKKVSPESTPGLDKEFSIAGFTVEQTFFEYHQFDPKANFGFKEYGKVTDNFQLIYNVILNRNLLNPFVLYVLPLFVILFTLFCTLLIASRRTDPFSMLGPYTGLFFSLIILQRSLREQHPSGSTLYIEYAFFYTYVTIILLILHTILNHFYKHKGAYQKKAFHVIKLLFWPFQFITWLITTLIVFY